GGCGCCCCGGGCGACCGGTGCCGGATGACGACCATGTCGATCTTCATCGCCTCGATGGTGCGGGCGGTGTCCTTGAGGGTTTCCCCCTTGGAAACCGAAGAGCCCGACGCCGAGAAGTTGACCGTGTCCGCGGAGAGCCGCTTCTCAGCCAACTCGAAGCTCACTCGGGTTCGGGTGGAAGCCTCAAAAAAAAGATTGACAACCGTCACGCCCCGCAGGGAGGGCACACGACGGATGGGGCGATTCAGCACCTCCCGAAACTCGCGCGCCGTAGCGAGGATCAGCTTGATCTCGGCCGCCGAATAGCCCTGGAGACCAAGCAGGTGACGATGCTGCAACTGCTCCGCGATCTCCACTAGCGACCTCCTCCGGCTTTGGGGTTTTCAACCAGCCAGACGCCGTCCATGCCGTCACACTCCTTGAGGCGAACCCGAACTTCCTCTCCCGGGAACGTGGGCACATGACGGCCAACGATATCGGCGCGGATGGGCAGTTCGCGCAGACCGCGGTCAACGATGGCCATGAAGTGAACCGCGGACGGGCGGCCCAGGTCCATGAGGGCGTCGAGGGCCGCTCTTACCGTTCGCCCCGTGTAGAGTACATCGTCCACGAGGAAGACCTGGCGCTCCGACAGATCGAACGGAATGCGGGTCTCCCGGATGACGGGCTGCTTGAGACGGAGTCTGAAGTCGTCCCGGTACATGGTCGCATCCAGCACACCCAGCGGAATGTCGATGCCCTCGAACGTGCTGATGCGGTCGTGAATGCGACGGGCCAGATGCACACCGCGCGACTGCATGCCCACCAGGGCCATGGTCGCGGCGGCGTCTGCGCCCGGCGGGACGTGCTCCACAATCTGCTGCGCC
The sequence above is a segment of the Rhodothermales bacterium genome. Coding sequences within it:
- the pyrR gene encoding bifunctional pyr operon transcriptional regulator/uracil phosphoribosyltransferase PyrR, which encodes MESGDVVKAQLLDERDLGRTLDRMAQQIVEHVPPGADAAATMALVGMQSRGVHLARRIHDRISTFEGIDIPLGVLDATMYRDDFRLRLKQPVIRETRIPFDLSERQVFLVDDVLYTGRTVRAALDALMDLGRPSAVHFMAIVDRGLRELPIRADIVGRHVPTFPGEEVRVRLKECDGMDGVWLVENPKAGGGR